Proteins encoded by one window of Chlamydiales bacterium:
- the hemG gene encoding protoporphyrinogen oxidase, translating into MQQKKKTRVIVLGGGISGLAAAWYLSQTCECEITLIEKQPRIGGFLRTDVHDGFQFEKGPRIFKTSRSEALLRLIDELGLSSQRVVSAKDANLRYIWRGGSLQLFPKNLAGFLSSPLTRPLIASLFSEWKKPSLAGDESIHAFVCRRFGESVAKELFDPLIVGIYAGDIRKLSIKSCFSQLKKWEEEHGSVTAGFLKSRSRADAIDTFGLPRSSLFSLKGGIETLIHTLKEKIPATIVCGKKVETLRFFKDTVRVNTQEESWEADYLFSALPSYELASYLKEVEPAAATTLSEIRFQDIATVHLGFRSSVLETRGFGYLVPSHAKQEILGTVFDSNLFSNESETRLSTMLLLEGGDHEAHALAAVKNHLGIHVPCDHLSVTESKWAIPQFEVGHEARMKGLERELANSLPRLTLVGNYLGGAAVSDAVLYSRKKAVEFSRKIQKL; encoded by the coding sequence ATGCAGCAGAAAAAAAAGACGCGAGTCATCGTTTTAGGCGGCGGAATTTCAGGCCTTGCTGCCGCTTGGTACTTGTCCCAAACATGCGAGTGCGAGATCACCCTGATCGAGAAGCAGCCGCGTATCGGCGGTTTTCTCAGAACTGATGTTCACGACGGATTTCAGTTTGAGAAAGGACCGAGAATTTTTAAAACCTCTCGTTCAGAAGCTCTCCTCAGATTAATAGATGAGCTTGGGCTCTCTTCTCAAAGAGTTGTTTCTGCAAAAGATGCAAATTTGAGGTATATCTGGAGAGGGGGCTCGCTGCAGCTCTTTCCAAAAAATCTCGCAGGCTTTCTCTCTTCACCCCTTACGCGTCCGCTGATTGCTTCTCTCTTTTCAGAGTGGAAGAAGCCCTCCCTTGCTGGTGATGAGAGCATTCACGCGTTTGTATGTCGCAGGTTTGGAGAGAGTGTGGCAAAAGAGCTCTTCGACCCTCTAATCGTAGGCATCTATGCAGGCGATATCAGAAAACTTTCAATCAAGAGCTGCTTCTCTCAACTGAAAAAGTGGGAGGAGGAGCATGGATCGGTAACTGCCGGCTTTTTAAAATCGAGAAGCAGGGCAGATGCGATCGATACGTTTGGCCTGCCTCGCTCCTCTCTCTTTTCACTAAAGGGGGGGATAGAGACGCTCATACACACCCTTAAAGAGAAGATTCCTGCTACGATCGTGTGCGGTAAAAAAGTGGAAACTCTCCGGTTTTTCAAAGATACAGTGAGAGTGAACACGCAAGAGGAGAGCTGGGAGGCGGACTACCTTTTTAGCGCACTTCCATCATATGAGCTTGCGAGCTACTTGAAAGAGGTCGAGCCTGCTGCTGCAACGACGCTTTCAGAGATCAGATTTCAAGATATCGCAACGGTACATCTTGGCTTCCGCTCATCAGTATTAGAAACGCGCGGGTTCGGCTATCTCGTTCCATCCCACGCAAAGCAGGAGATCCTGGGCACTGTCTTTGATTCCAACCTCTTTTCCAATGAGTCCGAAACTCGCCTCTCTACAATGCTTCTGCTCGAAGGAGGAGATCACGAGGCGCACGCGCTTGCAGCGGTAAAAAATCATCTCGGCATTCACGTGCCGTGCGACCACCTCTCGGTAACCGAGTCGAAGTGGGCAATACCACAATTTGAAGTGGGGCATGAAGCGCGTATGAAAGGTCTTGAGAGAGAGCTGGCAAATTCTCTCCCGCGCCTCACTCTTGTTGGCAACTATCTTGGCGGAGCAGCAGTCAGCGATGCTGTGCTGTATTCAAGAAAAAAAGCAGTAGAATTTTCTAGGAAAATTCAGAAGCTCTAA
- a CDS encoding NAD(P)-dependent oxidoreductase, which translates to MGINVGFVGLGSMGLPMAQNILKKGNHLSVYNRTREKAAPLLEQGAKWAASPSELAAGCDILVSMVSNDLALKELVEGSSGILSAAKKPSIHISMGTHSPEFVADLEKKHRDLGISFLAAPVSGRPERAREGSLWIFLAGDPKAKTRALPVLEAMSCKVFDLGDKPSQAALFKLCNNFMILSFVESFGEAAAMLEKEGISTEKAVEIWGGSLFNSPIFHAYAPMFCKRSYADAGFALDLGLKDIRLLQTCADRSQVPMPFLSELHEKLIISMTLGREKFDWAAIALLTRELSGLKP; encoded by the coding sequence ATGGGAATTAACGTTGGATTTGTTGGGCTGGGAAGCATGGGTCTTCCCATGGCGCAGAACATCTTAAAAAAGGGAAATCACCTCTCGGTCTACAATCGAACAAGAGAGAAGGCCGCTCCCCTCCTTGAGCAAGGCGCCAAGTGGGCAGCATCTCCTTCTGAGCTTGCAGCTGGATGCGACATCCTTGTCAGCATGGTTTCTAACGACCTCGCACTTAAAGAGCTTGTCGAAGGCTCATCCGGAATCTTGAGCGCTGCGAAAAAACCCTCTATTCACATCTCAATGGGCACACACTCTCCTGAATTTGTCGCAGATTTAGAAAAGAAGCACCGCGATCTCGGCATCTCATTTCTAGCGGCTCCCGTATCTGGGCGTCCCGAAAGGGCAAGAGAGGGATCTCTCTGGATATTTCTGGCGGGCGATCCCAAAGCAAAAACCAGGGCTCTTCCCGTTTTAGAAGCGATGAGCTGTAAGGTCTTCGATCTGGGCGATAAGCCTAGCCAGGCCGCTCTCTTTAAGCTCTGCAACAACTTTATGATTCTCAGCTTCGTCGAATCTTTTGGTGAAGCTGCTGCTATGCTTGAAAAAGAGGGAATCTCCACAGAAAAAGCAGTAGAAATTTGGGGAGGCTCTCTCTTTAACTCCCCTATTTTCCACGCCTATGCTCCTATGTTTTGCAAGCGCAGCTACGCCGATGCGGGCTTTGCGTTAGACCTTGGACTTAAGGACATTAGGCTTCTTCAGACGTGTGCGGACAGGTCTCAAGTCCCTATGCCATTTCTCTCAGAACTGCACGAAAAGCTGATCATCAGCATGACGCTTGGCAGAGAGAAGTTCGACTGGGCAGCTATCGCCCTTTTAACCCGCGAACTCTCTGGTTTAAAGCCCTAG
- a CDS encoding WD40 repeat domain-containing protein, with the protein MSIRACQVGVRSARTLLPLGLIARSAVSHETLTSRAFQRAQREISSSNRDLSKARSYEKGAVGDNPMTALKLSGHMLGMASDNKDRDWQLSILDIVTDKNTWLVGHRARISGLAFHGDHLISASHDGTCRIWDSVSKVSSQTLNHGSTKVNCLQVEGHTLVTGTDDATASVWDLKTNKREYVLDGHTEGVGCLSIDSGLLATGSLDHTCRIWDVALGKCKRVLKEHTAPITTIQLSDDTVVTGSSDGRCISWNAKTGELLQKFEHGSEVTALQFEGRVLITAAKDGICRVWDLESGICTRELKGHERRINCLQMQDDLVATGSDDCKTRLWNWKTGEYKVFSQFGEITHLVLKGTTLITGNSYGAIVRFDTNKPSSLPILKRV; encoded by the coding sequence ATGTCTATCAGAGCTTGTCAAGTTGGCGTCCGTTCGGCGCGCACTCTTCTGCCTTTAGGACTTATTGCGAGATCCGCAGTTTCGCATGAGACATTAACCTCGAGAGCGTTTCAGAGAGCTCAGCGCGAGATCTCATCTTCGAATAGAGACCTTTCTAAGGCGAGAAGTTACGAAAAGGGAGCTGTGGGAGATAACCCGATGACTGCGCTGAAGCTCTCAGGACATATGCTCGGTATGGCTTCAGATAATAAAGATAGAGATTGGCAGCTCTCCATTTTAGATATAGTCACTGACAAGAACACCTGGCTGGTAGGGCATCGGGCTCGAATCTCTGGACTCGCTTTTCATGGAGATCACCTAATTTCTGCATCACACGATGGAACCTGCAGAATATGGGATTCTGTAAGTAAAGTAAGTAGTCAGACTCTAAATCATGGTAGTACCAAAGTGAACTGCCTTCAAGTTGAGGGTCACACTCTAGTTACTGGCACTGATGATGCAACGGCAAGTGTCTGGGATCTCAAAACCAATAAACGAGAGTATGTCCTGGATGGGCATACAGAAGGGGTTGGCTGCTTGTCGATAGATAGCGGGCTGCTCGCCACAGGATCGCTTGATCATACTTGTAGAATATGGGATGTAGCTTTAGGAAAGTGCAAAAGAGTTCTTAAAGAGCACACAGCCCCAATCACTACCATTCAGCTGAGTGACGATACTGTGGTTACGGGGTCTTCGGATGGAAGATGCATCAGCTGGAATGCAAAGACAGGTGAACTTCTCCAAAAATTTGAACACGGGTCAGAAGTTACTGCTCTCCAATTCGAAGGAAGAGTTCTGATTACAGCAGCAAAGGATGGGATCTGCAGAGTTTGGGATCTCGAGAGCGGTATCTGCACTCGCGAGCTCAAAGGTCATGAGAGACGGATCAACTGCTTGCAGATGCAAGATGACCTGGTTGCAACAGGATCCGATGATTGTAAAACGAGACTCTGGAATTGGAAGACGGGCGAGTATAAGGTCTTTTCGCAGTTTGGAGAGATCACGCATCTTGTACTAAAAGGCACAACATTGATCACTGGAAACAGCTATGGGGCGATCGTTCGCTTTGATACCAATAAACCAAGTAGCCTGCCCATTTTAAAGAGAGTCTAA
- a CDS encoding DNA ligase: protein MSLKKYASKRDLAKTKEPPPKLKKGKGKELRFVVQEHKARHLHYDLRLEVNGTLKSWAVPKRPSLNPDEKRLAIMVEDHPYEYQYFEGVIPEGYGAGSVTIWDKGTYDIDGSPARESERLMEEGLELGKVHFTLHGEKLRGEFALIKLKMSKKEDQWLFFKMK from the coding sequence CTGAGCTTAAAAAAGTATGCGAGCAAGCGCGATCTTGCAAAGACAAAAGAGCCTCCCCCTAAGCTTAAAAAGGGCAAGGGAAAGGAGCTTCGCTTTGTTGTGCAAGAACATAAAGCGAGGCATCTCCACTACGATCTGCGCTTGGAAGTAAATGGCACCCTCAAAAGCTGGGCAGTTCCCAAACGGCCCTCTTTAAATCCCGACGAGAAGCGTCTTGCAATCATGGTTGAGGACCACCCCTACGAGTATCAATATTTCGAAGGGGTTATCCCCGAAGGATATGGAGCCGGAAGTGTCACTATTTGGGACAAGGGCACCTATGACATAGACGGATCTCCCGCACGGGAATCTGAGCGCCTCATGGAAGAGGGGTTGGAACTAGGAAAGGTCCACTTCACCCTTCACGGCGAGAAGCTGCGCGGTGAGTTCGCCCTCATCAAACTAAAGATGAGCAAGAAAGAAGATCAGTGGCTCTTCTTCAAAATGAAATAA
- a CDS encoding LysR family transcriptional regulator: MTLSLLYMKYFCDSVRLGGVTAAAKANFVTQSAISQGIAKLEHSLGSSLVARHPNRFRLTPEGEKAFLEMIDILKRAEAFQENFSEENAQEMGPLEFACTFSFGLAVIPRLLKKFREMHPQVKVNFICSGNLDEIKQMLRAGSIDFGIVPVLGAFDFSGFTKQTVYQGSYGLYKSSEVDKKEEKRLGFILSESEDAAVFQHIYQERHGKEPELFLKARSWVVAATLAAEGLGIGYFPDYIASSKQLKLRRCEMDLTLPKYQITAVYPQGMKLRKSSEIFLSLFK; this comes from the coding sequence ATGACACTAAGCCTGCTCTATATGAAGTACTTCTGCGACTCGGTTAGACTAGGAGGAGTCACGGCTGCAGCTAAGGCTAATTTCGTGACGCAATCGGCTATCAGTCAGGGGATCGCAAAGCTAGAGCACTCTCTGGGGAGCTCTCTTGTTGCAAGGCATCCAAATCGATTTCGTCTTACTCCTGAGGGAGAGAAGGCCTTTCTAGAGATGATCGATATTCTAAAAAGAGCGGAAGCCTTTCAGGAGAACTTCTCGGAAGAGAATGCACAGGAGATGGGGCCGCTTGAGTTTGCGTGTACATTTAGCTTTGGACTCGCTGTCATTCCTCGCCTTTTAAAGAAGTTTAGAGAGATGCACCCTCAGGTGAAGGTGAATTTCATCTGTTCTGGAAATCTCGATGAGATCAAACAGATGCTAAGAGCGGGTTCAATCGACTTTGGAATTGTCCCAGTGCTAGGAGCTTTCGATTTTTCAGGATTTACAAAACAGACGGTATATCAGGGAAGCTACGGCCTCTATAAATCATCAGAGGTAGACAAGAAAGAGGAGAAGCGTTTGGGTTTCATTCTCTCTGAATCGGAGGACGCTGCTGTTTTTCAACACATCTACCAAGAGAGGCATGGAAAGGAGCCCGAACTCTTTTTAAAAGCGCGCAGCTGGGTGGTTGCTGCCACTCTGGCGGCCGAGGGGCTAGGCATCGGCTATTTTCCAGACTATATCGCATCCTCGAAACAGCTCAAACTTCGCCGTTGCGAGATGGATTTAACTCTTCCTAAGTATCAGATCACTGCTGTCTATCCTCAAGGGATGAAATTGAGAAAGAGCAGCGAAATTTTTCTCTCCCTTTTCAAATAG
- a CDS encoding SET domain-containing protein, which produces MRYRLPRQNINSEINKVITREARKQSFTLSRASKLDLKEMVEVMRAIERSGLPKHLVCKKLSDKLGYGIFLHPDAAPLKKGQVIAPYAGEVSIVPQATFAESSYAFAPIEEMLLTREEQQRFSKKEKYHPKRHYSLRIDADKKGNFTRFINHSDKPNVIVYLLTIPPNPYNLEPARIEVVYTVKKTIQPGEQLLVNYEADGEKSYWGAVKIKPFSMNPQTFTLSPSLKVVKSHS; this is translated from the coding sequence ATGAGATATAGACTACCAAGACAAAATATCAATTCCGAGATCAACAAGGTAATTACGCGAGAAGCTCGGAAGCAGAGCTTCACACTCTCCAGAGCTTCAAAACTTGATTTGAAGGAGATGGTAGAGGTGATGAGGGCTATTGAGAGATCTGGCCTCCCCAAACATCTCGTCTGTAAAAAGCTGTCGGATAAGCTCGGCTACGGGATCTTTTTGCATCCAGATGCCGCTCCTCTTAAAAAAGGGCAGGTGATCGCTCCCTATGCCGGTGAGGTCTCGATCGTCCCTCAGGCCACTTTTGCTGAGAGCTCCTACGCTTTCGCCCCCATCGAAGAGATGCTTCTAACCAGGGAAGAGCAGCAGCGTTTTAGCAAAAAGGAGAAGTACCATCCCAAGCGCCACTACTCGCTTAGAATAGACGCGGATAAAAAAGGCAACTTCACTCGCTTCATCAACCACTCGGATAAGCCGAATGTCATCGTCTATCTCCTCACCATCCCGCCAAATCCCTACAATCTAGAGCCTGCGCGGATCGAAGTTGTTTACACGGTAAAAAAGACGATCCAACCCGGCGAGCAGCTGCTTGTAAATTACGAAGCAGACGGCGAAAAAAGCTACTGGGGCGCCGTCAAAATCAAACCCTTTTCTATGAATCCCCAGACGTTTACACTCTCGCCTTCTCTCAAAGTCGTTAAATCTCATTCTTGA
- the hemE gene encoding uroporphyrinogen decarboxylase has translation MKLLEALQCKNEGRPPVWLMRQAGRCLPVYRKLREKHSLEEIFHHPELAAQVTAMPVDQLGVDAAILFTDILTIAEVFGFEVRFLEGKGPLITPALTQPQDVERLVAKDVATTVAYVFETIKIIKKDLKVPLIGFCGGPFTVASYLIEGTPGGKELSKTKSWLFSHPDSFHLLLKKITEASIEYLKLQVEAGAQVLQIFDSWANVLSTPFFLTFCHHYLKQIVHALKPTGVPIILFCRGSSFFPQELASIEPAGISFDWHRELNILRRKVPPHIAVQGNFDPHLLKAPPAMIRSEVQRLLHSMHDDPGFIVNLGHGVLPDTPFEHVKCFVEAVKDHI, from the coding sequence ATGAAACTTTTAGAGGCGTTGCAGTGTAAGAATGAGGGGAGACCGCCGGTGTGGCTCATGCGACAGGCGGGTCGGTGCCTTCCTGTGTATCGCAAGCTGCGCGAGAAGCACTCTCTCGAAGAGATCTTTCACCATCCTGAGCTTGCAGCGCAGGTAACTGCGATGCCCGTCGATCAGCTGGGCGTTGATGCAGCGATTCTATTTACAGATATTCTCACGATAGCAGAGGTGTTTGGCTTTGAAGTCCGCTTCCTTGAAGGAAAGGGGCCGCTCATCACGCCAGCGCTCACTCAGCCTCAAGATGTCGAGCGCCTCGTTGCAAAAGATGTCGCGACAACAGTTGCTTATGTTTTTGAGACGATCAAGATCATAAAAAAAGATCTTAAAGTGCCTCTCATCGGCTTTTGCGGTGGACCCTTCACTGTGGCGAGTTATCTCATTGAGGGAACGCCAGGCGGTAAAGAGCTCTCCAAAACAAAGAGCTGGCTCTTTTCACATCCGGATAGTTTTCATCTTCTGCTCAAGAAGATCACAGAAGCTTCGATCGAATATTTAAAGTTGCAAGTAGAGGCGGGTGCGCAGGTTTTACAGATCTTCGACTCCTGGGCGAATGTGCTCAGCACCCCCTTCTTTCTCACCTTCTGCCACCACTATCTCAAGCAGATCGTGCACGCGCTAAAACCCACAGGCGTTCCCATCATCCTCTTCTGCAGAGGCTCCTCCTTCTTTCCACAGGAGCTAGCCTCCATTGAACCGGCTGGGATCAGCTTTGATTGGCATCGAGAGCTCAATATTCTAAGACGCAAAGTGCCTCCGCACATTGCCGTTCAAGGAAATTTCGATCCTCACCTGTTGAAGGCGCCGCCTGCAATGATTCGCTCCGAGGTCCAGAGGCTCTTGCACTCCATGCACGACGACCCCGGCTTCATTGTCAACCTGGGCCATGGCGTTCTACCCGACACCCCTTTTGAGCATGTAAAATGCTTCGTAGAAGCTGTCAAAGACCATATATGA
- the hemF gene encoding oxygen-dependent coproporphyrinogen oxidase: protein MNRKTEIVHYLKALRETIIASFESHENGQRFERRAWEYQKGRGGGEIAELRGSVFERAAVNWSGIEGDNFPMNDGMGPFFATGISLITHMSNPHAPTVHMNLRYLETKEKFWFGGGYDLTPMGQPYEEDTRHFHSVAKSTLDPFGSEIYPEFSQNAATYFFVPHRNKERGVGGIFFDHFNRGDFDTDFLLWKSVGNTFLEAINPIYTRRTTQPFTPEEKAQQYKMRGHYVEFNLLYDRGTQFGFRSGGNPDAILCSLPPLASW from the coding sequence ATGAACAGAAAAACAGAGATCGTACACTACTTAAAAGCGCTGCGCGAAACGATCATTGCGAGTTTTGAGTCCCACGAAAATGGACAACGTTTTGAGCGGAGAGCGTGGGAGTACCAGAAAGGAAGAGGCGGAGGAGAAATCGCAGAGCTCCGCGGCAGTGTGTTCGAAAGAGCTGCAGTGAACTGGTCTGGTATTGAAGGCGACAACTTTCCCATGAATGATGGCATGGGCCCCTTTTTTGCTACGGGAATTAGTCTAATCACTCACATGAGCAACCCCCACGCTCCTACAGTTCACATGAACTTGCGCTATTTAGAAACTAAGGAGAAGTTCTGGTTCGGAGGAGGCTACGATCTGACGCCCATGGGACAGCCCTACGAGGAGGACACGCGCCACTTCCACAGCGTTGCAAAGTCCACGCTCGACCCCTTCGGCAGCGAGATCTATCCCGAGTTTTCACAGAATGCAGCCACCTACTTTTTTGTTCCCCACAGAAACAAAGAGCGCGGCGTTGGCGGCATCTTCTTCGACCACTTTAATCGAGGTGATTTCGACACAGATTTTCTGCTCTGGAAGAGCGTTGGAAACACCTTTTTAGAAGCGATCAATCCCATCTACACACGTCGCACCACCCAGCCCTTCACACCAGAAGAAAAAGCGCAGCAGTATAAGATGCGAGGCCACTACGTCGAGTTCAACCTCCTCTACGACAGGGGAACTCAGTTCGGCTTCCGCTCCGGCGGCAACCCCGACGCGATCCTCTGCTCCCTCCCTCCCCTCGCCTCCTGGTAA
- a CDS encoding MFS transporter: protein MRPPKQKRPLSVPILMMLASFASVSAVLFTPALPEIRMKLQMSQAQVQLTMTAFLIGYALGNLPYGPIANRFGRKPAIYLGGLIAVIGCLLIVLVNSRELFWLFILGRFLMAIGSAVGMKVAFTMVGDVCDQTEATRKISSFIYAFALGPCAAIAIGGALTLHFGWQSCFYLLAGYSLLVCLLSALLPETLAERDTKALNFVKIKEGYLEKFRNKKLISCALIMGCMSAITYLFATEAPFIGIEEIGLTPYAYGLLTFIPAMGMIVGSLITRLLAGKKDPLVVMHWGSLLSVFISLLMLVLFLFEQVSVWTLFIPMPFLYVGFTFLFSNASALAMFHAKDKSNASSVMNFINMGMAVVALFFIEIIPIDKPYLLPLLFIVFALATLLLRRRLASLRA, encoded by the coding sequence ATGCGCCCTCCAAAACAGAAACGACCTCTTTCGGTTCCGATTTTAATGATGCTTGCATCATTTGCATCCGTCTCGGCGGTGCTGTTCACGCCTGCGCTTCCCGAGATTCGGATGAAGCTTCAGATGAGCCAGGCTCAAGTTCAGCTGACGATGACCGCCTTTTTGATTGGCTATGCACTCGGAAATCTTCCCTACGGCCCGATCGCGAATAGATTTGGAAGGAAGCCCGCGATCTACCTTGGAGGGCTAATTGCTGTAATCGGCTGCCTGCTTATCGTCCTCGTAAATAGCAGAGAGCTCTTCTGGCTCTTTATTCTCGGCCGCTTTCTGATGGCGATCGGAAGTGCTGTAGGGATGAAGGTCGCGTTCACAATGGTAGGGGATGTGTGCGATCAGACGGAGGCGACGAGAAAGATCTCCTCGTTTATTTACGCTTTTGCTCTGGGGCCCTGCGCGGCAATTGCCATCGGGGGTGCCCTTACGCTTCATTTCGGGTGGCAGAGCTGCTTTTATCTGCTTGCAGGCTATAGCTTGCTGGTCTGTCTCTTATCAGCTCTTCTTCCCGAGACGCTTGCAGAAAGAGATACAAAGGCATTGAACTTCGTAAAGATCAAAGAGGGGTATCTCGAGAAGTTTAGGAATAAAAAACTGATCTCCTGCGCGCTGATCATGGGCTGCATGAGCGCAATTACCTATCTCTTTGCAACGGAGGCCCCTTTTATCGGCATCGAAGAGATTGGCCTCACTCCCTATGCTTATGGCCTGCTCACGTTTATTCCAGCGATGGGAATGATCGTCGGATCTTTAATCACGAGACTTCTTGCAGGAAAAAAGGATCCTCTTGTTGTGATGCACTGGGGCAGTCTGCTTTCGGTATTTATCTCGCTTCTCATGCTCGTTCTATTTCTATTTGAGCAGGTGAGTGTCTGGACTCTATTTATTCCGATGCCTTTTCTCTACGTTGGTTTCACCTTTCTCTTTTCTAACGCCTCAGCGCTCGCTATGTTTCACGCAAAAGATAAATCAAACGCCTCTTCGGTCATGAATTTCATCAATATGGGAATGGCCGTTGTAGCGCTCTTTTTTATTGAGATCATTCCCATTGATAAGCCCTATCTTCTCCCTCTTCTTTTCATCGTCTTTGCACTGGCTACACTCCTTCTAAGAAGAAGACTCGCATCGTTGCGCGCTTGA
- a CDS encoding isopenicillin N synthase family oxygenase, with translation MAMYAFLLAFCLLFSFSTQISASEPQPVAAAEQLDIRIPVVDMRDYYDVEKRALFLDTLYDAMTSVGFFAVRNTGVDAEVIRAAYAEAEAFFRQDASVKAACYAPELKGQRGFVPGETAKGNQAKDRKEFYHIGREGSLPANIWSGRPSFKSSLSTLYNELEQYVIPLQEAIIETINRKATTQLPLDYLNANTKKGDTLLRALYYPALSDEEIKGLKQPLYWAAPHTDIDLLAILPFATEKGLQVEMNGQWLNVIVPEDAFIVNIGDMLQNLTNGLFVSAKHRVVAQEPNKNRYSMVLFVHPTDETPLDPIPACIELTGGVQRYAPGTRQEFLWERLLELNIAPGLLEPYSKLGHTERQIQFGRESPQVVEMLIKNGLASPAVLAK, from the coding sequence ATGGCTATGTACGCATTTCTACTTGCTTTCTGTCTGCTTTTCAGTTTTTCAACTCAGATCTCAGCTTCTGAACCGCAACCTGTTGCTGCTGCCGAGCAGCTAGATATCCGCATCCCAGTTGTCGACATGAGAGACTATTATGATGTTGAGAAGAGGGCGCTCTTTCTTGATACCCTCTATGACGCAATGACAAGTGTGGGATTTTTTGCAGTGCGCAACACAGGAGTTGATGCCGAAGTGATCAGAGCAGCGTACGCAGAGGCGGAAGCCTTTTTTAGACAGGATGCTTCAGTTAAAGCAGCTTGCTATGCTCCCGAGCTAAAAGGACAGCGCGGCTTCGTTCCTGGCGAGACAGCAAAGGGCAACCAGGCGAAAGATCGCAAAGAGTTTTATCATATCGGCCGCGAGGGCTCTCTCCCTGCAAATATCTGGTCTGGAAGACCTTCGTTTAAGAGCTCTCTCTCTACGCTCTACAATGAGCTCGAGCAGTATGTCATTCCTCTGCAAGAGGCGATTATCGAGACGATCAATAGAAAGGCTACTACTCAGCTCCCTTTAGACTACCTAAATGCGAACACGAAAAAGGGAGATACGCTCCTCCGAGCGCTCTACTATCCCGCACTATCTGACGAAGAGATAAAGGGATTAAAACAGCCGCTCTACTGGGCAGCTCCGCATACCGACATCGATCTTCTGGCTATCTTGCCATTTGCCACTGAAAAAGGGCTTCAGGTAGAGATGAACGGCCAGTGGCTTAATGTTATCGTCCCTGAAGATGCTTTCATCGTAAATATCGGAGATATGTTGCAGAACCTCACCAACGGCCTCTTTGTCAGCGCTAAACACCGCGTTGTAGCGCAAGAGCCGAATAAGAATCGCTACTCGATGGTTCTCTTTGTTCATCCAACCGATGAGACCCCTCTCGATCCGATTCCCGCTTGCATCGAACTCACAGGCGGCGTGCAGCGCTATGCGCCAGGCACACGTCAAGAGTTTCTCTGGGAGAGATTATTAGAACTCAACATCGCCCCAGGCCTCCTCGAGCCCTACTCTAAATTGGGTCACACCGAACGCCAGATCCAGTTCGGAAGAGAGAGTCCTCAGGTGGTGGAGATGCTGATTAAAAATGGACTTGCAAGCCCCGCAGTTCTTGCAAAATAG
- a CDS encoding GNAT family N-acetyltransferase, translated as MKRALLLSLTLIGFSMNTQASDQKRLEEHCQSVYRTFSEGSGVADAVFEKADGIPRCSTGILHPFMNAVFGAPPDADASAYIDREQQFFKERKMPFVWYVNEESSQAFRDQLISRGFKDLGVLRGVIGTLDKPIAQPDVPADCTLELVTTEAEMDEFNALVCTTFEYHGESRDLYRKTLWKAAVGTTPKMYHWVARKQGRVVSALTTFIEGDMVSFWNGASAPELRKQGLSTALRYLALRHAISKGCCIGASFLMSEGMALGICTKLGYEPKWYFSAFLAPSNQE; from the coding sequence ATGAAAAGAGCACTTCTTCTTTCTTTAACACTCATCGGTTTTAGCATGAATACTCAAGCCTCCGACCAGAAGCGCTTAGAAGAGCACTGCCAGTCTGTTTATCGCACATTTTCTGAAGGCAGCGGTGTTGCAGATGCTGTTTTTGAAAAAGCAGATGGCATTCCGCGCTGCTCAACCGGCATCTTGCATCCCTTCATGAACGCGGTCTTTGGTGCGCCACCTGATGCCGATGCGAGTGCTTATATCGATAGGGAACAGCAATTTTTTAAAGAGAGGAAGATGCCCTTTGTCTGGTACGTCAATGAGGAGAGCAGCCAGGCTTTTAGAGATCAGCTAATCTCTCGCGGTTTTAAGGATTTAGGAGTGCTTAGAGGTGTTATCGGAACTTTGGATAAACCCATAGCACAGCCAGATGTGCCAGCAGATTGTACCCTAGAGCTTGTAACCACAGAAGCTGAAATGGATGAGTTTAATGCGCTGGTATGCACAACTTTTGAATACCATGGCGAAAGCAGGGATCTCTATCGTAAAACGCTTTGGAAAGCAGCTGTCGGCACAACTCCCAAGATGTACCACTGGGTTGCAAGAAAGCAAGGCAGAGTAGTTTCTGCGCTTACTACATTCATTGAAGGGGATATGGTTAGTTTTTGGAATGGAGCTTCAGCTCCGGAACTTAGAAAACAGGGTCTTAGTACAGCCCTACGTTACCTAGCCCTTCGACACGCGATCTCCAAAGGCTGTTGCATCGGCGCCTCCTTCCTCATGTCGGAAGGCATGGCCCTCGGCATCTGCACCAAGCTCGGCTATGAGCCCAAGTGGTACTTTAGCGCCTTCCTCGCCCCCTCTAATCAAGAATGA